A single window of Gadus morhua chromosome 22, gadMor3.0, whole genome shotgun sequence DNA harbors:
- the LOC115535973 gene encoding NXPE family member 3-like produces MFTTENEEVANHGRLKGIIICRSKCALIFLILALSGLIFLLRNILTLEHQNCSNAAFCQKRPLPSYQTHTFCSHLGLKPTQDEALEDRYLLKAIAWPKLPARPAPVPLNQTSDPVHSLFTILPSKVQKEWHVGDQLEALVQMHDFQGSPKCYGGDFLVARLHSPELQAGVAGTVVDHLNGSYSALFPLLWGGSAQVQITMVHSSEAVAVLQRLREERPNRVFFKSLFRSGKLSETTTCIPCLPPDSAQQSLCNYTNLHTGEPWYCLKPKLLSCDTRINHAMGGYEKPLYTNKEALLFQSRINLKIVIHASGPDRINVLPQKIDGQELENSTIKAEPDKYTPAGYYYQGTWRPLYGTSVRKFNDSSSITQCLTGKVIHMYGDSTMRQWFEYLSAFIPDFNLHRSKRVGPLMAVDFKHNILMNYRCHGPPIRILPVSTSELRYVANELDGLAGGPDTVVVFSIWAHFTSFPIEVYIRRMRHIRQALVRLLDRGPGTLVIIRSANFVAMDQTTSKHSSDWFSLQIDKVLRTMFKGLGAVFVDAWEMTLAHHSPHNIHPPPPIIKNMVDLILSHVCPDKKKS; encoded by the exons ATGTTTACAACGGAAAATGAAGAGGTAGCTAACCATGGCAGGCTGAAGGGGATCATAATTTGTCGGTCCAAATGCgccctcatcttcctcatcctcgcACTCTCTGGTCTCATCTTCCTGCTGCGCAACATTCTCACTCTGGAG CACCAGAACTGCAGTAACGCAGCCTTTTGCCAGAAGCGGCCCCTACCTTCATACCAAACCCACACCTTCTGCAGCCACCTGGGCCTGAAGCCCACACAAGACGAAGCCCTGGAGGATCGCTACCTCCTCAAAGCCATCGCCTGGCCCAAGCTCCCCGCCCGCCCCGCCCCTGTGCCTCTCAACCAGACCAGCGACCCTGTGCACAGCCTGTTCACCATCCTGCCCTCAAAGGTCCAGAAGGAGTGGCATGTTGGGGACCAGCTGGAGGCCCTGGTCCAGATGCACGACTTCCAGGGCAGTCCCAAGTGCTACGGCGGGGACTTCCTGGTGGCCCGGCTCCACTCCCCGGAGCTGCAGGCTGGGGTGGCAGGTACGGTAGTGGATCACCTCAACGGCTCCTACTCGGCACTGTTTCCCCTGCTGTGGGGGGGCTCGGCCCAGGTGCAGATCACCATGGTGCACTCCAGTGAGGCTGTGGCCGTGCTGCAGCGGCTCCGCGAGGAGCGGCCCAACCGGGTCTTCTTCAAGAGTCTGTTCCGCTCAGGCAAGCTGTCTGAGACCACCACGTGCATCCCGTGCCTGCCGCCTGATTCCGCGCAGCAGTCACTGTGCAACTACACCAACCTCCACACAGGGGAGCCCTGGTACTGCTTGAAGCCTAAGCTGCTGAGCTGTGACACCAGGATCAACCACGCCATGGGTGGCTACGAGAAGCCCCTCTACACCAACAAAGAAGCGCTGCTATTTCAGAG CCGTATCAACCTCAAAATTGTCATCCATGCGTCAGGACCTGATCGGATCAACGTGCTTCCTCAGAAGATAG ATGGACAAGAGTTAGAAAACAGCACCATCAAAGCAGAGCCGGACAAGTACACCCCTGCTGGCTATTACTACCAAGGCACTTGGAGGCCCCTCTATGGAACTTCTGTTCGCAAGTTTAACGACTCCTCGTCCATCACGCAGTGCCTTACTGGCAAGGTGATCCATATGTACGGAGACTCCACGATGAGGCAGTGGTTTGAGTACCTCAGCGCATTCATACCAG ATTTCAACCTGCACCGTTCAAAGAGGGTGGGGCCCTTGATGGCGGTGGACTTTAAACACAACATCCTGATGAACTACCGCTGTCACGGTCCGCCCATCAGAATCCTCCCTGTCAGCACCAGCGAGCTACGCTACGTCGCCAATGAGCTGGACGGCCTGGCCGGAGGCCCCGACACCGTGGTGGTCTTCAGCATCTGGGCCCACTTCACATCCTTCCCCATTGAGGTCTACATCCGGCGCATGCGGCACATCCGCCAGGCGCTGGTACGGCTCCTGGATCGGGGCCCCGGAACCCTCGTGATAATTCGCTCGGCTAACTTTGTGGCCATGGACCAGACGACGAGCAAGCACAGCAGCGACTGGTTCTCACTGCAGATCGACAAGGTCCTCAGGACCATGTTCAAGGGCCTGGGTGCTGTGTTTGTGGATGCCTGGGAGATGACCTTAGCCCATCATAGCCCCCACAACATCCACCCGCCCCCGCCCATCATCAAGAACATGGTGGATCTCATCCTGTCTCATGTGTGCCCTGACAAGAAGAAGAGCTAA